In Desertibacillus haloalkaliphilus, a single genomic region encodes these proteins:
- a CDS encoding TRAP transporter large permease — protein sequence MSVLLFVLLFVLFLINVPIAIALGMSASLIFIIQDSVPLVAIMQRMFNSVDSFPLLAIPFFILAGKLMETGGISKRLIHLANVIFSRVRGGLAIVSIVACAFFAAISGSAAATTAAVGSILIPAMVKKGYDKNFATAIQATGGTVGIMIPPSVPLVLFGVAAGVSISDLFIAGIIPGVFVVVSLIILVYVISLFKGYGGGEAYGFIDFLKALKDAFLALLMPVIILGGIYGGVFTPTEAALVAVVYGLIVGILIYREIKWKDLMEIFTSSIITTSVIMFIIAGASIFGYYLTRERIPAQITELMLGITDNWIIALLIINLILLIIGIFLETAAAIIILTPILAPVAQALGIDMVHFGIIMIVNLAVGFITPPVGINLFVASNIAGTRFESLLRAIIPFIIVMIINILIISFIPALSLFFVD from the coding sequence ATGAGTGTTCTATTGTTCGTTTTATTATTTGTCTTATTTTTAATTAATGTACCCATTGCGATTGCGCTCGGAATGTCTGCTTCACTGATCTTTATCATTCAAGATTCGGTTCCACTTGTTGCGATTATGCAACGAATGTTTAATTCGGTCGATTCGTTTCCCTTACTTGCGATTCCTTTCTTTATTTTAGCAGGGAAATTAATGGAAACAGGGGGGATCTCAAAACGTTTAATCCATTTAGCTAATGTCATCTTCAGTCGTGTTCGTGGTGGACTCGCGATTGTCTCGATTGTTGCCTGTGCTTTTTTTGCAGCGATATCAGGATCAGCAGCAGCAACAACGGCCGCCGTTGGTTCGATTCTTATTCCTGCGATGGTGAAAAAAGGCTATGATAAAAACTTTGCGACGGCCATTCAAGCCACAGGTGGTACGGTAGGGATTATGATTCCACCGAGTGTACCGTTAGTCTTGTTTGGTGTAGCTGCTGGTGTATCCATTAGTGATTTGTTTATTGCAGGAATTATTCCTGGGGTGTTCGTTGTTGTTTCATTAATTATTCTGGTCTATGTGATCTCGCTATTTAAGGGCTACGGGGGCGGAGAAGCTTACGGATTTATTGATTTTCTTAAAGCGTTAAAAGATGCATTTCTTGCCCTACTGATGCCAGTCATTATTCTCGGTGGTATTTATGGAGGGGTGTTTACACCGACAGAAGCTGCACTAGTTGCAGTTGTTTACGGTCTTATTGTAGGTATTCTCATCTACCGTGAAATCAAATGGAAGGACTTAATGGAGATCTTCACATCATCGATTATTACGACATCTGTGATTATGTTTATTATCGCTGGGGCCTCCATTTTTGGCTATTACTTAACTCGAGAAAGAATTCCAGCACAAATTACGGAACTGATGCTAGGGATTACCGACAATTGGATCATTGCTCTTTTAATTATTAATTTGATTTTACTTATTATTGGAATTTTTCTCGAAACCGCGGCAGCGATTATCATTTTAACACCAATTCTAGCTCCAGTTGCTCAAGCGTTAGGGATCGATATGGTTCATTTTGGTATTATTATGATCGTGAATTTAGCCGTTGGATTTATTACACCACCGGTTGGTATCAATTTATTCGTTGCCTCAAATATAGCTGGGACAAGGTTTGAAAGTTTGTTACGTGCCATTATTCCTTTTATTATCGTCATGATTATCAACATTTTAATTATTTCATTTATTCCAGCGCTAAGTTTGTTTTTTGTTGACTAG
- the pheS gene encoding phenylalanine--tRNA ligase subunit alpha, whose protein sequence is MQERLEALQAEAIAKVEEASDLKALQEIRVAYLGKKGPITEVLRGMGKLSAEERPKVGQMANDVRAAITEKLEQKEQRLEEEAVEQQLAAESIDVTLPGRPVQVGSRHPLTGVVEHVEDVFMGMGFSVAEGPEVETDYYNFEALNLPKEHPARDMQDSFYITNDLLLRTHTSPVQARTMEKYEGKGPVKIICPGKVFRRDDDDATHSHQFMQIEGLYIDENVRMSDLKGVLETFAKKFFGPDQKIRLRPSFFPFTEPSVEVDISCVMCGGDGCRVCKQSGWIEVLGAGMVHPRVLEMGGFDPNKYSGFAFGMGVERLAMLKYGIDDIRHFYTNDYRFLQQFKRA, encoded by the coding sequence ATGCAAGAGCGTTTAGAGGCGTTGCAAGCAGAAGCAATCGCAAAAGTTGAAGAAGCAAGTGACTTAAAAGCATTACAAGAAATTCGAGTGGCTTATCTAGGGAAGAAGGGGCCAATCACAGAAGTTCTTCGTGGCATGGGGAAATTATCAGCTGAAGAGCGTCCAAAGGTTGGACAAATGGCAAATGATGTTCGCGCTGCGATCACGGAAAAACTTGAACAAAAGGAACAGCGTTTAGAAGAAGAAGCGGTTGAGCAACAGCTCGCAGCAGAAAGCATTGATGTCACATTACCAGGACGTCCGGTACAAGTAGGGAGTCGTCATCCGTTAACAGGTGTTGTTGAACATGTTGAGGATGTCTTTATGGGAATGGGCTTCTCCGTTGCTGAAGGCCCTGAAGTTGAAACGGATTATTATAACTTTGAGGCACTAAACTTGCCGAAGGAACACCCGGCTCGTGATATGCAAGATTCATTCTATATTACAAATGACTTATTATTACGTACTCATACATCACCTGTGCAAGCAAGAACGATGGAAAAGTATGAAGGAAAAGGTCCAGTCAAAATTATTTGTCCAGGTAAAGTGTTCCGTCGTGATGATGACGACGCGACACATTCCCATCAGTTTATGCAAATCGAAGGACTTTACATTGACGAAAATGTACGCATGAGTGATCTGAAGGGCGTACTTGAAACTTTTGCGAAAAAGTTCTTTGGTCCAGATCAAAAAATTCGTTTACGCCCAAGCTTTTTCCCATTCACAGAGCCATCAGTTGAGGTTGATATTTCATGTGTGATGTGTGGCGGAGACGGCTGTCGAGTGTGTAAACAATCGGGCTGGATTGAAGTGTTAGGAGCTGGCATGGTACACCCACGTGTACTTGAAATGGGTGGATTTGATCCAAATAAATATAGTGGTTTTGCCTTTGGAATGGGTGTTGAACGACTTGCAATGTTAAAGTATGGCATCGACGATATTCGTCATTTCTATACAAACGATTACCGCTTTTTACAACAATTTAAACGGGCGTAA
- a CDS encoding M42 family metallopeptidase gives MANLDETLQMLKELTDANGIPGNEREPREVMKKHIEPLADEVSTDNLGSLIAKKQGTASGPKIMVAGHLDEIGFMVTHIDDKGFIKFQTVGGWWEQVMLAQRVTIMTRTGNVPGVIGSKPPHILPPEARKKSMDKKDMFIDIGASSKEEAQEFGIRPGDAIVPVCDFTVMKNEKYLMAKAWDNRIGCAIAIEVLRQLQNEDHPNTVYGVGTVQEEVGLRGAKTATNQIQPDIGFAVDVGIAGDTPGVTTKDALAKMGDGPQIIVYDASMVSHKGLRDLVTDTADEKKIPYQFDAVPGGGTDSGSIHLTANGVPALSITIATRYIHTHAAILHRDDFENAVKLIVEVIKKLDAETVKEITFS, from the coding sequence ATGGCGAACCTAGATGAGACGTTACAAATGTTAAAAGAATTGACCGATGCAAATGGGATTCCAGGTAATGAGCGCGAACCTCGTGAAGTGATGAAAAAGCACATTGAACCATTAGCAGATGAGGTGTCAACCGATAATCTTGGTAGCTTAATTGCGAAAAAGCAAGGGACGGCAAGTGGTCCGAAAATCATGGTCGCAGGTCACCTTGATGAAATCGGATTTATGGTTACCCACATTGATGACAAAGGGTTCATTAAGTTTCAAACGGTTGGTGGCTGGTGGGAGCAAGTAATGCTCGCGCAACGAGTAACGATTATGACACGAACAGGCAATGTACCCGGAGTGATCGGATCAAAACCACCACACATTCTACCACCAGAAGCACGCAAGAAATCGATGGATAAGAAAGACATGTTCATTGATATTGGTGCATCCAGTAAAGAGGAAGCCCAAGAGTTTGGTATTCGTCCGGGAGATGCCATTGTGCCTGTTTGTGACTTTACAGTCATGAAAAACGAAAAATATTTAATGGCAAAGGCATGGGATAACCGTATTGGTTGTGCGATTGCTATTGAGGTGTTACGTCAGCTTCAAAATGAGGATCATCCGAATACTGTGTATGGTGTTGGTACGGTTCAAGAAGAAGTCGGCTTACGTGGGGCAAAAACAGCGACAAATCAGATCCAGCCTGATATCGGTTTTGCTGTTGATGTTGGCATTGCTGGTGATACACCGGGTGTAACGACAAAGGATGCATTAGCGAAAATGGGTGATGGCCCACAGATTATCGTCTATGACGCATCAATGGTTTCTCATAAAGGGCTTCGTGACCTAGTCACAGATACTGCTGATGAGAAAAAGATTCCATATCAGTTCGATGCCGTTCCTGGTGGGGGTACGGATTCGGGATCGATTCATTTAACGGCAAATGGTGTACCAGCATTATCGATTACGATTGCGACTCGTTATATCCATACTCATGCAGCGATTCTCCATCGTGATGACTTTGAAAATGCAGTAAAACTGATTGTTGAAGTCATTAAGAAGTTAGATGCTGAAACAGTGAAAGAAATTACATTTTCATGA
- a CDS encoding TRAP transporter small permease: MGKIIATMNQIIKYFLIVILTVLIVAVFCQVLFRFVLNQPLAWTEELARYCLIWITFLGAAYAMSLKSHIGMSILVEKSPLLLRRLLTVIAAIVCIGFFWLMIQQGFHLSERSMNQLSPVLRIPMGAIYLVIPISGIVLTINLVAGVFEDLRRGEEA, from the coding sequence ATGGGGAAAATCATTGCGACAATGAATCAAATCATCAAATATTTTCTCATTGTCATTTTAACTGTATTGATCGTTGCTGTTTTTTGCCAAGTGTTATTTCGGTTTGTCTTAAATCAACCGCTCGCCTGGACCGAAGAGCTAGCACGTTATTGTTTAATTTGGATTACATTTTTAGGGGCAGCCTATGCGATGTCATTAAAGTCTCATATCGGGATGTCAATCTTAGTCGAAAAATCACCACTATTGTTACGGAGGTTGTTAACGGTGATCGCTGCTATTGTATGCATAGGGTTCTTCTGGCTCATGATTCAACAAGGGTTCCATCTGTCAGAACGTTCGATGAATCAATTGTCACCGGTACTTAGAATCCCAATGGGGGCCATTTATTTGGTGATACCAATTAGTGGTATCGTCTTAACCATTAATTTAGTTGCTGGAGTATTTGAGGATCTAAGGAGAGGGGAGGAGGCATAA
- the sspI gene encoding small acid-soluble spore protein SspI, which produces MSFNLRQAILSNVAGSDEKQVEATIQDAMQSGEEKMLPGLGVLFEVYWQHADESAKNEMISQIADGLRQ; this is translated from the coding sequence GTGAGTTTTAACTTACGACAAGCAATCTTATCTAATGTTGCAGGAAGTGATGAAAAACAAGTTGAAGCAACGATTCAGGATGCGATGCAAAGTGGCGAAGAAAAAATGCTTCCAGGTCTTGGTGTACTTTTTGAAGTGTATTGGCAACATGCAGATGAATCTGCTAAAAACGAAATGATCTCACAAATTGCCGATGGGCTTCGTCAATAA
- a CDS encoding TrmH family RNA methyltransferase, which translates to MNRIESHKNQRVKQWKKLHTKKGREQQGSVLIEGTHLIEAALQAEADIEELIVDEQFSIPTGWVVDNVSVTIVTERVMKEISETETPQGIAAICKIEQTGLDILAEGRYLFVDAIQDPGNLGTMIRTADSAGMSGVIVGSGSVDVYNSKVIRATQGSIFHLPVIKKDLSEAIEVCKQQGLPVFGTALEGGSSFTAIEPQQQFALIVGNEGEGVSKSLLEQTDQNLYIPIYGKNESLNVAVATGILLYYLRG; encoded by the coding sequence ATGAACCGCATTGAATCACATAAAAACCAAAGAGTAAAACAATGGAAGAAGCTTCATACAAAAAAAGGACGTGAGCAACAGGGGAGCGTCTTAATTGAGGGGACACATCTCATCGAAGCAGCATTGCAAGCAGAAGCTGACATTGAAGAACTGATTGTCGATGAACAGTTTTCAATCCCAACAGGGTGGGTCGTTGACAATGTTTCGGTGACGATTGTAACCGAACGGGTGATGAAAGAAATTAGTGAAACCGAAACCCCGCAAGGAATTGCTGCTATTTGTAAAATCGAACAGACAGGTCTAGACATTCTTGCAGAAGGGCGATATCTCTTCGTTGATGCGATCCAAGACCCGGGTAACCTTGGGACGATGATTCGAACGGCTGATAGTGCTGGAATGTCTGGAGTGATTGTTGGAAGTGGGAGTGTCGATGTTTATAATAGTAAGGTCATTCGTGCAACGCAAGGTTCAATTTTTCATCTTCCAGTTATCAAGAAAGACTTGAGCGAAGCGATCGAAGTTTGTAAGCAGCAAGGGCTTCCTGTTTTTGGAACGGCACTTGAAGGTGGAAGTTCGTTTACAGCGATCGAACCGCAACAGCAGTTTGCACTTATTGTTGGAAATGAAGGAGAAGGTGTGAGCAAATCGTTGCTTGAACAAACCGATCAAAACCTCTATATTCCTATTTATGGGAAAAATGAATCGCTAAATGTTGCGGTGGCTACAGGGATTTTGCTTTATTATTTACGTGGGTAG